A region from the Variovorax sp. V93 genome encodes:
- a CDS encoding tripartite tricarboxylate transporter substrate-binding protein encodes MKKLLALTAFAAAAAGAWAQDFPAGKTVTLVVPFSAGGPTDRVARDLAEALQKTLGTTIVVDNTAGAGSSIGTAKVARAAPDGYTLLLNHIGMSTMPALYRKLPFNVENDFEYLGMVNEVPMTLIGKPTLPANNYKELTAWIAANKGKINLGNAGLGAASHLCGLLFQSALKVEMTPVPYKGTAPAIADLLGGQIDLLCDQTTNTTSQIEAKKVKAYAVTTSKRLTTPALKDLPTLAESGLKDFEVSIWHGVYAPKGTPAPVLKKLNEAIKAAMKDPGFIKREEALGAVITTDKRTEPAEHKKFVAAEIAKWGPIIKAAGVYAD; translated from the coding sequence ATGAAGAAATTGCTTGCACTCACGGCGTTCGCCGCTGCTGCCGCCGGCGCCTGGGCCCAGGATTTCCCCGCAGGCAAGACCGTCACGCTGGTGGTGCCCTTCTCCGCCGGCGGCCCGACCGACCGCGTGGCCCGCGACCTGGCCGAAGCCCTGCAAAAGACCCTGGGCACGACGATCGTGGTGGACAACACCGCCGGTGCCGGCAGCTCCATCGGCACCGCCAAGGTGGCCCGCGCCGCGCCGGACGGCTACACGCTGCTGCTCAACCACATCGGCATGTCGACGATGCCGGCGCTCTACCGCAAGCTGCCGTTCAACGTCGAGAACGACTTCGAATACCTCGGCATGGTCAATGAAGTGCCGATGACGCTCATCGGCAAGCCGACGCTGCCGGCCAACAACTACAAGGAGCTGACGGCCTGGATCGCGGCCAACAAGGGCAAGATCAACCTCGGCAACGCCGGCCTGGGCGCCGCGTCGCACCTGTGCGGCCTGCTGTTCCAGAGCGCGCTCAAGGTCGAGATGACGCCGGTTCCCTACAAGGGCACCGCACCGGCCATCGCCGACCTGCTGGGCGGCCAGATCGACCTGCTGTGCGACCAGACCACCAACACCACCTCGCAGATCGAGGCCAAGAAGGTCAAGGCCTACGCCGTGACCACGAGCAAGCGCCTGACCACGCCGGCCCTGAAGGACCTGCCGACGCTCGCCGAATCGGGCCTGAAGGACTTCGAGGTCTCGATCTGGCACGGCGTGTACGCGCCCAAGGGCACGCCGGCACCGGTGCTGAAGAAGCTCAACGAAGCCATCAAGGCCGCCATGAAGGACCCGGGCTTCATCAAGCGCGAGGAAGCGCTGGGTGCGGTGATCACCACCGACAAGCGCACCGAGCCGGCCGAGCACAAGAAGTTCGTCGCAGCCGAGATCGCCAAGTGGGGCCCGATCATCAAGGCCGCCGGCGTGTACGCCGACTGA
- a CDS encoding M48 family metalloprotease, producing the protein MDPWVYPRERWLGNITLGLGLLVWALLVLGTLGIALVYVLLGFIAYVFAQSAVIAWIKGTAVKLSPTQLPELHARFEACCGHLGIQNPPEAYLLHGDGIFNAFATRFFGRNFVVLLSDVVDAMEAQPDGINFYIGHELGHIRRGHLTGHIWRAPVLWLPLLGAAYSRAQEYTCDLHGAACCKQPDSAPRALVALAAGAQQWRHVDLQRYADQSVGNSGFWASFHELIAGYPWLTKRVARAIDPGAKLPSRNPVAYLLAVFVPYTGRAGGGALALLVVVAIIGVLAGVALPAYKDYESRAAVSQAWSEAAPVREALGNYYKQKEEIPDSLATAGAPETLPGGSELTLDPDSMVVDVVLPKAKGTLRMEPSATEDGIAWNCVAGDGLPEKALPASCRK; encoded by the coding sequence ATGGATCCATGGGTCTATCCGCGCGAGCGCTGGCTCGGCAACATCACGCTCGGGCTCGGCCTGCTGGTCTGGGCGCTGCTGGTGCTGGGCACCCTGGGCATCGCGCTCGTCTATGTCCTGCTCGGCTTCATCGCCTACGTGTTCGCACAGTCGGCCGTCATCGCCTGGATCAAGGGCACGGCCGTGAAGCTTTCGCCCACCCAGCTGCCGGAACTGCATGCGCGATTCGAGGCCTGCTGCGGCCATCTGGGCATCCAGAACCCGCCCGAGGCCTACCTGCTGCATGGCGACGGCATCTTCAATGCCTTTGCCACGCGCTTCTTCGGCCGCAACTTCGTGGTGCTGCTGTCCGACGTGGTCGACGCCATGGAGGCCCAGCCCGACGGCATCAACTTCTACATCGGCCACGAGCTGGGCCACATCCGGCGCGGCCACCTCACGGGCCACATCTGGCGCGCCCCGGTGCTGTGGCTGCCGCTGCTCGGCGCCGCCTATTCGCGGGCCCAGGAATACACCTGCGACCTGCACGGCGCCGCCTGCTGCAAGCAGCCCGACTCCGCGCCCCGCGCGCTCGTGGCGCTGGCCGCCGGCGCGCAGCAGTGGCGCCACGTCGACCTGCAGCGCTACGCCGACCAGTCGGTGGGCAACAGCGGCTTCTGGGCCTCGTTCCATGAACTGATCGCCGGCTATCCCTGGCTCACCAAGCGCGTCGCGCGCGCCATCGATCCGGGCGCGAAGCTGCCGAGCCGCAATCCGGTGGCCTACCTGCTCGCGGTCTTCGTGCCGTACACCGGCCGTGCCGGCGGCGGCGCGCTGGCGCTCCTGGTGGTGGTGGCCATCATCGGCGTGCTGGCTGGGGTGGCTCTTCCGGCCTACAAGGACTACGAGTCGCGGGCAGCCGTTTCGCAGGCCTGGTCCGAAGCCGCGCCGGTGCGCGAAGCGCTCGGCAACTACTACAAGCAGAAGGAAGAGATTCCCGATTCCCTCGCCACCGCCGGCGCGCCCGAGACCCTGCCCGGCGGCTCGGAGCTGACGCTCGATCCGGACAGCATGGTGGTGGATGTGGTGCTTCCAAAGGCCAAGGGCACGCTGCGCATGGAGCCCTCGGCCACCGAGGACGGCATTGCCTGGAACTGCGTGGCCGGCGACGGCCTGCCCGAAAAGGCGCTGCCGGCCAGCTGCCGCAAATAG
- a CDS encoding PQQ-dependent dehydrogenase, methanol/ethanol family yields the protein MKKIHSGLLVLAGALLCAGSSPAAAQASAARQVNGDFIRANAAQKKTPDWPSYGLDYAESRFSKLDQVNAGNVKQLGLAWSYNLESTRGIEATPLVVDGVMYVTASWSVVHAIDTRTGQKLWSFDPQVDKSKGFRGCCDVVNRGVALHEGKVYVGAFDGRLIALDAVTGQKVWEKNTIEGQKGSYTITGAPRVFKGKVIIGNGGAEYGVRGYVTAYDAKTGEQKWRWFVVPGDPAKPFEDESMARAAKTWDPSGKYWEAGGGGTAWDSFAFDPELNLMYVGTGNGSPWAHKKRSPKGGDNLYLGSVVALNPDTGKYVWHYQETPGDNWDYTSTQSMILANVTLGGKARKVLLHAPKNGFFFVIDRTNGKFISAKNFVDVNWATGYDKNGRPIEIAAARQNDKPGDSIPGPFGAHNWHPMSFNPQTGLAYLPAQNIPINLMDDKDWKFDQNAPGRPHAALGWNTAMFANAEPPKSKPFGRLVAWDPVAQKEAWGVDYVSPWNGGTLTTAGNLVFQGTADGRLVAYNAKTGEKLWETATGTGVVAAPATYMVDGKQYVSVAVGWGGVYGLAQRATERQGPGTVYTFAVGGSAKMPDFVQYRMDKLVQGVKYDPAKVQTGTMLYVSNCVFCHGVPGVDRGGNIPNLGYMDAAYIENLDKFILKGPAMARGMPDFTGKLSGEDIESIKAFIQGTADAIRPK from the coding sequence ATGAAAAAGATCCACTCCGGGTTGCTCGTGCTCGCCGGTGCATTGCTGTGCGCGGGCAGCTCGCCCGCCGCGGCCCAGGCCTCGGCCGCCAGGCAGGTGAACGGCGACTTCATCCGCGCCAATGCGGCCCAGAAGAAGACCCCCGACTGGCCGAGCTACGGCCTGGACTACGCCGAGTCGCGCTTCAGCAAGCTCGACCAGGTGAACGCCGGCAACGTCAAGCAGCTGGGCCTCGCCTGGTCCTACAACCTCGAGTCCACGCGCGGCATCGAGGCCACGCCGCTGGTGGTGGACGGCGTCATGTACGTCACCGCGTCGTGGAGCGTGGTGCATGCCATCGACACGCGCACCGGGCAGAAGCTCTGGAGCTTCGATCCGCAGGTCGACAAGTCCAAGGGTTTCAGGGGCTGCTGCGACGTGGTGAACCGCGGCGTCGCGCTGCACGAGGGCAAGGTCTACGTCGGCGCCTTCGACGGCCGCCTGATCGCGCTCGACGCCGTCACAGGGCAGAAGGTCTGGGAGAAGAACACCATCGAGGGGCAGAAGGGCTCCTACACCATCACCGGCGCGCCGCGCGTCTTCAAGGGCAAGGTCATCATCGGCAACGGCGGCGCCGAGTACGGCGTGCGCGGCTACGTCACGGCCTACGACGCGAAGACCGGCGAGCAGAAGTGGCGCTGGTTCGTGGTGCCGGGCGACCCGGCCAAGCCCTTCGAGGACGAATCGATGGCGCGCGCCGCCAAGACCTGGGACCCGAGCGGCAAGTACTGGGAAGCCGGCGGCGGCGGCACCGCATGGGACAGCTTCGCCTTCGACCCCGAGCTCAACCTGATGTACGTGGGCACCGGCAACGGCTCGCCCTGGGCGCACAAGAAGCGCAGCCCCAAGGGCGGCGACAACCTCTACCTCGGCTCGGTGGTGGCCCTGAACCCCGACACCGGCAAGTACGTGTGGCACTACCAGGAGACGCCGGGCGACAACTGGGACTACACCTCCACCCAGTCGATGATCCTGGCCAACGTCACGCTCGGCGGCAAGGCGCGCAAGGTGCTGCTGCATGCGCCGAAGAACGGCTTCTTCTTCGTCATCGACCGCACCAACGGCAAGTTCATCTCGGCGAAGAATTTCGTCGACGTGAACTGGGCCACGGGCTACGACAAGAACGGCCGTCCCATCGAGATCGCGGCCGCGCGCCAGAACGACAAGCCCGGCGATAGCATTCCCGGCCCCTTCGGCGCGCACAACTGGCATCCGATGTCGTTCAACCCGCAGACGGGCCTGGCCTACCTGCCGGCGCAGAACATTCCGATCAACCTGATGGACGACAAGGACTGGAAGTTCGACCAGAACGCACCCGGCCGCCCGCATGCCGCGCTGGGCTGGAACACCGCGATGTTCGCCAACGCCGAGCCGCCCAAGAGCAAGCCCTTCGGCCGCCTCGTCGCCTGGGACCCGGTGGCGCAGAAGGAGGCCTGGGGCGTGGACTATGTCTCGCCCTGGAACGGCGGCACGCTCACCACCGCCGGCAACCTGGTGTTCCAGGGCACGGCCGACGGCCGGCTGGTAGCCTACAACGCGAAGACCGGCGAGAAGCTCTGGGAAACGGCCACCGGCACCGGCGTGGTGGCCGCGCCCGCCACCTACATGGTCGATGGCAAGCAGTATGTGTCGGTGGCCGTGGGCTGGGGCGGCGTCTACGGCCTCGCGCAGCGCGCCACCGAGCGGCAGGGCCCGGGCACGGTCTACACCTTTGCCGTGGGCGGCAGCGCGAAGATGCCCGACTTCGTGCAGTACCGCATGGACAAGCTGGTGCAGGGCGTGAAGTACGACCCCGCCAAGGTCCAGACCGGCACCATGCTCTATGTGAGCAACTGCGTGTTCTGCCATGGCGTGCCGGGCGTGGACCGCGGCGGCAACATCCCGAACCTCGGCTACATGGACGCGGCCTACATCGAGAACCTCGACAAGTTCATCCTCAAGGGCCCGGCCATGGCGCGCGGCATGCCCGACTTCACCGGCAAGCTCTCGGGCGAGGACATCGAGAGCATCAAGGCCTTCATCCAGGGCACGGCCGACGCGATCCGGCCGAAGTGA
- a CDS encoding carboxypeptidase-like regulatory domain-containing protein, with the protein MPSLTRKIPHALSVVTLALLGACGGGGGGGGGGGGFGFIPAASNGGEPPAAAATTLSGTVATGAALAGAVLTVFDQTGAKVCEVTTTPEGSYSCSLPAGTKAPLVIQAVRDDLTLYSTTASTATGTTNVTPLTTIIVAQLSPNGDPSQLAAAIQADAGAVTAGSIGDQVAKLVAALQPLLTALDASIDPMSGEFQANGTGQDRVLDALNVSVRPDGTAANIEITVKALPAGEDSPPVSIVFRSGDATIATLPAIDAATLVQPPTPAMVQALLDRINACYALPLAQRVDSPIEPDGNAYGSAANVVAPACRTLFVNDDPASFVAAGAPIGRVSGGARRSFESLFRFGPTNLKHDRGNFEYFHKNGDVALTYRWTDVLGNTDNDVFNAKIVDGALKLTGNSHTYRASVRPQLEKKDYLKHQNLVFHSVGYAVSIDNVRDGNGDPILSKVVATTASLPGKELVLVPKAGLNTLVLTPDGTAGSALNSALWRMSARYLDPAQPGSPSDFDSANLFATPAYTDEELGKIADQSVWKLEFFRADGATPNVVQYVRTFSRVPTIAEAVQTPMVELTPALRAEMLAESLGSARGIVFAAPTPSEPNNVDFSADGGLDAWTVPAGALAPTSFGVFGRAPGPGGARFGETVTVRSTARKAMVYCQPVSPSDTHCVPAGNNSWQYAQGSSLSTFSFTARTARQVDVRKNFEVWTVTLP; encoded by the coding sequence ATGCCCTCTCTCACCCGGAAGATCCCGCATGCCCTGTCCGTTGTCACCCTCGCGCTTCTCGGCGCATGCGGCGGGGGAGGCGGAGGAGGAGGAGGCGGCGGCGGGTTCGGCTTCATTCCGGCGGCGTCGAACGGCGGCGAGCCCCCCGCAGCAGCGGCCACCACCCTCAGCGGCACCGTCGCCACCGGCGCGGCGCTCGCCGGTGCGGTGCTCACGGTGTTCGACCAGACCGGCGCCAAGGTCTGCGAAGTGACCACCACGCCCGAAGGCAGCTACAGCTGCTCGCTGCCCGCCGGCACCAAGGCGCCGCTGGTGATCCAGGCCGTGCGCGACGACCTGACCCTCTACAGCACCACCGCGAGCACCGCGACCGGCACCACCAACGTGACGCCGCTGACCACCATCATCGTGGCGCAGCTGTCGCCCAACGGCGACCCCTCGCAGCTGGCCGCGGCGATCCAGGCCGACGCCGGCGCCGTCACGGCGGGGTCGATCGGCGACCAGGTGGCCAAGCTGGTCGCCGCGCTGCAGCCGCTGCTGACCGCGCTCGACGCGAGCATCGACCCGATGAGCGGCGAGTTCCAGGCCAACGGCACCGGCCAGGATCGCGTGCTCGACGCGCTCAACGTGTCGGTGCGCCCCGACGGCACGGCGGCCAACATCGAGATCACGGTGAAGGCGCTGCCCGCCGGCGAGGACAGCCCGCCGGTGTCCATCGTCTTTCGCAGCGGCGACGCCACCATTGCGACGCTGCCCGCCATCGACGCCGCAACGCTGGTGCAGCCGCCCACTCCGGCCATGGTGCAGGCGCTGCTCGACCGCATCAACGCCTGCTATGCGCTGCCGCTCGCACAGCGCGTCGACAGCCCCATCGAGCCCGACGGCAATGCCTACGGCAGCGCCGCCAACGTGGTGGCGCCAGCCTGCCGCACGCTGTTCGTGAACGACGATCCGGCCAGCTTCGTGGCGGCCGGCGCGCCCATCGGCCGCGTGAGCGGCGGTGCGCGCCGCTCGTTCGAAAGCCTGTTCCGCTTTGGCCCCACCAACCTGAAGCACGACCGCGGCAACTTCGAATACTTCCACAAGAACGGCGACGTCGCGCTCACCTACCGCTGGACCGACGTTCTGGGCAACACCGACAACGACGTCTTCAACGCCAAGATCGTGGATGGCGCGCTGAAGCTCACCGGCAACAGCCACACCTACCGCGCGTCCGTTCGCCCGCAGCTCGAGAAGAAGGACTACCTGAAGCACCAGAACCTGGTCTTCCATTCGGTCGGCTACGCCGTCTCCATCGACAACGTGCGCGACGGCAACGGCGATCCGATCCTTTCGAAGGTGGTGGCAACGACCGCTTCACTGCCGGGCAAGGAGCTGGTGCTGGTGCCCAAGGCCGGCCTGAACACGCTGGTGCTCACGCCGGACGGCACGGCCGGCTCCGCCCTGAATTCGGCGCTGTGGCGCATGTCGGCGCGCTACCTGGACCCGGCCCAGCCCGGCAGCCCGAGCGATTTCGACAGCGCCAATCTCTTCGCCACGCCGGCGTATACCGACGAGGAACTCGGCAAGATCGCCGACCAGTCGGTATGGAAGCTGGAGTTCTTCCGCGCCGACGGTGCCACCCCGAACGTGGTGCAGTACGTGCGCACCTTCTCGCGCGTGCCCACCATCGCGGAAGCCGTGCAGACGCCGATGGTGGAACTCACGCCGGCCCTGCGCGCCGAAATGCTCGCGGAAAGCCTGGGCTCCGCGCGGGGCATCGTCTTTGCGGCACCGACGCCGTCGGAGCCCAACAACGTCGACTTCAGCGCCGACGGCGGCCTCGATGCCTGGACCGTTCCGGCCGGTGCGCTCGCACCCACCTCGTTCGGTGTTTTCGGCAGGGCGCCCGGCCCCGGCGGCGCCCGCTTCGGCGAAACCGTCACCGTGCGCAGCACGGCGCGCAAGGCGATGGTCTATTGCCAGCCGGTCAGCCCCAGCGATACGCACTGCGTGCCGGCCGGCAACAACAGCTGGCAGTACGCACAGGGCTCCTCGCTGAGCACCTTCAGCTTCACGGCCCGCACCGCGCGCCAGGTCGACGTGCGCAAGAACTTCGAGGTGTGGACGGTCACGCTGCCCTGA
- a CDS encoding helix-turn-helix transcriptional regulator, with the protein MTRPAALHDFSELLLQLYRLSHELPIHAFQDAALDLIKPVLAFDSSMWGTATRTDNGIDIHTIHLHNQPVEMLAAYEEVKHLDTAAMEVGKQPKSTLSFNANAWFHRKDQAQLRDYGERFEQANFFISSDVHPQTNFVHWLSLFRSDPEAHGTEDERQLLASLAPHVMQALALNRIVHLDRLETGGQAPGGSAIGDLRGVLYHADGPFEATLKAEWPSWHGRTLPDALLKHFLGGHARYSGRAVVVTHHVEQRLLFLKSRRRCLADSLTPREHTIAELLARGDTHKDIAAMLNRSPATVRNHIQSIYDKLQVGNVAGLIQELRLAG; encoded by the coding sequence ATGACCAGGCCCGCCGCCCTTCATGACTTCAGCGAGTTGCTGCTGCAGCTCTACCGGCTCTCGCACGAGCTGCCCATCCACGCCTTCCAGGATGCCGCGCTCGACCTCATCAAGCCGGTCCTGGCCTTCGATTCCTCGATGTGGGGCACCGCCACCCGAACCGACAACGGCATCGACATCCACACCATCCACCTGCACAACCAGCCGGTGGAAATGCTCGCGGCCTACGAAGAGGTGAAGCACCTCGACACCGCGGCGATGGAAGTGGGCAAGCAGCCGAAGTCGACGCTCTCGTTCAATGCCAATGCCTGGTTCCACCGCAAGGACCAGGCGCAGCTGCGCGACTACGGCGAGCGCTTCGAACAGGCCAACTTCTTCATCAGCTCGGACGTGCACCCGCAGACGAACTTCGTGCACTGGCTCAGCCTGTTCCGCTCGGACCCGGAGGCGCACGGCACCGAAGACGAACGGCAGCTGCTCGCGAGCCTGGCGCCGCACGTGATGCAGGCACTGGCGCTCAACCGCATCGTGCACCTCGACCGGCTCGAGACCGGCGGCCAGGCACCCGGCGGCTCCGCCATCGGCGACCTGCGCGGCGTGCTCTATCACGCCGACGGCCCTTTCGAAGCGACGCTGAAGGCCGAGTGGCCGTCGTGGCACGGGCGCACGCTGCCCGACGCGCTGCTGAAGCATTTCCTCGGCGGCCATGCGCGCTACAGCGGGCGGGCGGTCGTGGTCACGCACCATGTGGAGCAGCGACTGCTGTTCCTCAAGAGCCGCAGGCGCTGCCTGGCCGACAGCCTCACGCCGCGCGAGCACACCATTGCCGAGCTGCTGGCCCGCGGCGACACGCACAAGGACATCGCGGCCATGCTGAACCGCTCGCCGGCCACCGTGCGCAACCACATCCAGTCGATCTACGACAAGCTGCAGGTGGGCAACGTGGCAGGCCTGATCCAGGAGCTGCGGCTCGCGGGCTGA
- a CDS encoding helix-turn-helix domain-containing protein, with translation MAFERLGTATAPRQLFSSTPAQRVALARQQFFEEGVRPSGLVGEAVIQSWLRCTRNHSDRQRIVPFDAVTPSRLHATLARNRELLEVARQELASMESALAGTDCRVILTDGEGVVVHVTQQPAAAHQPVLRKTARVGVNISERIVGTTAPGIVATTGQACTVDGAEHYFDVLSQMQCAAAPIRDVAGRLAGVLDITMEARRFGFDAASMVGLYATTIENRLLQAQSRDHLILRFQASPTLLGTPMEALAGVAPDGTIAWLNSAGARLIGRLPEEACERDVESMLGHDLASLLRLERREAAQPLRLASGLGVWVQARLKAADGVDFRHAVAVPGESSAMLSVEPATAAEPLAAREHTPATASHPVPAEAPPGETLREHSRKLIEETLAAQGGNVSQAARQLGVSRGTLYRRLRGWREEDKVAPRTPPS, from the coding sequence ATGGCTTTCGAACGGCTGGGCACGGCAACTGCGCCGCGCCAACTTTTTTCCAGCACGCCCGCGCAGCGCGTGGCGCTCGCGCGGCAGCAGTTCTTCGAGGAAGGCGTGCGGCCTTCGGGCCTGGTCGGCGAGGCGGTGATCCAGTCGTGGCTGCGCTGCACGCGAAACCACAGCGACCGCCAGCGCATCGTGCCTTTCGATGCGGTCACGCCGAGCCGCCTTCACGCCACGCTGGCGCGCAACCGCGAGCTGCTCGAAGTGGCGCGGCAGGAACTCGCGAGCATGGAAAGCGCGCTCGCAGGCACCGACTGCCGCGTGATCCTGACCGACGGCGAAGGCGTGGTGGTGCATGTCACGCAGCAGCCGGCCGCCGCGCACCAGCCGGTGCTGCGCAAGACCGCGCGCGTGGGCGTGAACATTTCAGAGCGCATCGTCGGCACCACGGCGCCCGGCATCGTGGCGACCACCGGGCAGGCCTGCACCGTCGACGGCGCGGAGCACTACTTCGACGTGCTGTCGCAGATGCAGTGCGCCGCGGCGCCGATCCGCGACGTGGCGGGCCGGCTCGCGGGCGTGCTCGACATCACGATGGAGGCGCGGCGCTTCGGCTTCGATGCGGCATCGATGGTGGGGCTCTATGCCACGACCATCGAGAACCGCCTGCTGCAGGCGCAGTCGCGCGACCACCTGATCCTGCGCTTCCAGGCCAGCCCCACCCTGCTGGGCACGCCCATGGAAGCGCTGGCCGGCGTGGCGCCCGACGGCACCATCGCCTGGCTCAACAGTGCCGGCGCGCGGCTGATCGGTCGCCTGCCCGAAGAAGCCTGCGAACGCGATGTCGAATCGATGCTGGGCCACGACCTCGCGAGCCTGCTGCGGCTCGAAAGGCGCGAAGCCGCGCAGCCGCTGCGCCTGGCGAGCGGCCTGGGCGTGTGGGTGCAGGCGCGCCTGAAGGCTGCGGACGGCGTGGACTTCAGGCACGCCGTGGCGGTGCCCGGCGAAAGCAGTGCCATGCTGTCCGTCGAGCCTGCAACGGCAGCCGAGCCGTTGGCGGCGCGCGAGCACACGCCAGCGACCGCCTCGCACCCCGTGCCGGCGGAAGCGCCGCCGGGCGAGACCCTGCGCGAGCACAGCCGCAAGCTGATCGAGGAAACGCTGGCGGCGCAGGGCGGTAACGTGTCGCAGGCGGCGCGGCAGCTGGGCGTGTCGCGCGGCACGCTGTACCGGCGGCTGCGCGGCTGGCGCGAAGAGGACAAGGTCGCGCCGCGCACGCCGCCGAGCTGA